One window of Gemmatimonas sp. UBA7669 genomic DNA carries:
- a CDS encoding BMP family lipoprotein, whose protein sequence is MRRTLLLIGALLLAHVALLTVRPSGATVADTTEGLDVGIVFDVGGRGDKSFNDGAYLGGERAARDLGARVTYIEPGEGSDREAGLRLLAAEGMDLVIGVGFIFTDDILTLAKEYPNVRFADVDLALPTDASGTPLPLPANLKALKFREEEGSFLVGALAALVGDSKKVGFVGGMDIALIHKFEAGYRAGVRHVCPDCEVIANYAGVTPEAFRNPGRGKEMALAMYNQGVNVIFHASGSTGLGVFEAARTTRKLAIGVDADQYAEAPGFILTSMVKGIDESVYQAVKSVKEGTFTGGVQQFGLAEKGVGYVYDDNNRALISDAVRARLDSLTADIVAGRIVVPSTREGGR, encoded by the coding sequence ATGCGTCGGACCCTCCTCCTGATCGGGGCGCTACTACTCGCCCATGTCGCCCTGCTCACCGTACGCCCCTCCGGGGCGACGGTAGCCGACACCACCGAAGGCCTCGATGTCGGCATCGTCTTCGATGTCGGCGGCCGCGGCGACAAGTCCTTCAACGACGGCGCCTATCTGGGCGGCGAGCGCGCGGCCCGCGACCTCGGCGCGCGTGTCACCTACATCGAACCGGGTGAGGGCTCCGACCGCGAGGCCGGACTGCGCCTGCTCGCGGCCGAGGGCATGGATCTCGTCATCGGCGTGGGCTTCATCTTCACCGACGACATCCTCACGTTGGCGAAGGAATATCCCAACGTGCGCTTTGCCGACGTAGATCTGGCGTTGCCGACGGACGCGTCGGGCACGCCGTTGCCGCTGCCTGCCAATCTCAAGGCGCTCAAGTTCCGCGAGGAAGAAGGTTCGTTTCTCGTGGGCGCCCTCGCCGCCCTGGTGGGTGACAGCAAGAAGGTGGGCTTTGTGGGCGGCATGGACATCGCCCTCATCCACAAGTTCGAGGCCGGCTACCGCGCGGGCGTGCGCCACGTCTGCCCCGACTGTGAAGTCATTGCCAACTACGCAGGCGTGACCCCCGAGGCCTTTCGCAATCCGGGGCGCGGCAAGGAGATGGCGCTGGCCATGTACAACCAGGGCGTGAACGTGATCTTCCACGCCTCCGGCAGCACGGGGCTGGGCGTGTTCGAAGCGGCGCGCACGACGCGCAAACTGGCCATCGGCGTTGATGCCGATCAGTATGCCGAGGCGCCGGGCTTCATTCTCACCAGCATGGTCAAGGGCATCGACGAGTCGGTGTACCAGGCGGTGAAGTCGGTGAAGGAAGGCACGTTCACCGGTGGCGTGCAGCAATTCGGCCTGGCCGAGAAGGGTGTGGGCTACGTGTACGACGACAACAATCGCGCGCTCATTTCCGATGCCGTGCGTGCGCGGCTCGACAGTCTCACGGCCGACATCGTGGCCGGTCGCATCGTGGTGCCGTCCACGCGTGAGGGTGGCCGATGA
- a CDS encoding superinfection immunity protein has product MLHPLIRVVVTQAVDSAGRYTGGGLPKGGVMLVVLVLLYGLPSMLAWSRRSSRRWKITAINLLLGWTVIGWVVAMVLTFLYEPPPPGETDTPHHRMDEGAAPRS; this is encoded by the coding sequence ATGCTTCACCCGCTCATTCGTGTTGTCGTCACGCAGGCCGTGGACTCCGCTGGTCGCTACACTGGCGGCGGGCTGCCCAAGGGCGGTGTCATGCTCGTGGTGCTGGTGCTGCTGTATGGCCTGCCCAGCATGCTGGCCTGGTCTCGGCGCAGCTCGCGTCGCTGGAAGATTACGGCCATCAATCTGCTGTTGGGATGGACGGTGATTGGTTGGGTGGTGGCCATGGTCCTCACCTTTCTGTACGAGCCCCCACCGCCGGGTGAGACCGACACGCCGCATCATCGCATGGACGAGGGCGCCGCTCCGCGTTCGTAG
- the malQ gene encoding 4-alpha-glucanotransferase — protein sequence MAFPRAAGVLLHPTSLPSAGGIGDLGPEAHRFVDWLRTASLSLWQMLPLGPTGYGDSPYQCFSAFAGNPLLIHLPEQHTARHTTTATGHEPAQVDFAAVHATKPAALRAWLDALPLDDAVQHFVEREAHWLPDYALFMAIKEAEGGASWTQWPSALRDREPQALAAARLQLAPAIRRRVLEQFVFDQQFHALRRYCAAAGVRLMGDVPIYVAHDSADVWTNRELFQLQADGSLTVQAGVPPDYFSATGQLWGNPLYDWSAMAKGNYAWWTARLRRALTQFDVLRLDHFRGFAGYWEVPGNAQTAVSGRWADGPGEAFFAAMHAALGPLPIVAEDLGLITPDVTALRERCGFPGMAILQFAFASEHSDFQPHRFARDLVVYTGTHDNDTTMGWWQSTGEGDSTRHADDVAAEKARTLRYLACTSDDMPWALIRAAMSSVADTVLLPMQDLLALGSEARMNLPGRTSGNWTFRFSWDQLDETRTQWLRDLVHTYERGAAPSSMR from the coding sequence ATGGCGTTTCCTCGCGCGGCCGGCGTGCTGCTGCATCCCACCTCCCTGCCCTCCGCCGGCGGAATTGGCGACCTCGGCCCTGAAGCCCATCGCTTCGTGGACTGGTTGCGGACAGCCAGCCTCAGCCTCTGGCAGATGCTGCCGCTGGGGCCCACCGGATACGGGGACTCGCCCTACCAGTGCTTCTCGGCCTTTGCCGGCAACCCGCTGCTCATTCATCTACCCGAGCAGCACACGGCGCGCCACACGACGACCGCCACGGGCCACGAACCGGCGCAGGTCGACTTCGCCGCCGTGCACGCCACAAAACCGGCGGCGCTACGCGCATGGCTCGATGCGCTGCCCTTGGACGACGCGGTGCAGCACTTTGTCGAACGCGAGGCGCACTGGCTGCCCGACTACGCGCTCTTCATGGCCATCAAGGAAGCTGAAGGTGGCGCGTCATGGACCCAGTGGCCTTCTGCACTGAGAGACCGCGAACCACAGGCGCTTGCGGCCGCGCGGCTGCAACTGGCGCCCGCCATCAGACGGCGCGTCCTCGAGCAGTTCGTGTTCGATCAGCAGTTCCACGCGCTGCGTCGCTACTGCGCCGCTGCCGGCGTGCGTCTCATGGGTGACGTGCCCATCTACGTGGCCCACGACTCAGCCGATGTCTGGACCAACCGCGAGCTGTTTCAGCTGCAGGCCGATGGTTCGCTGACCGTGCAGGCCGGCGTCCCTCCGGACTACTTCAGCGCCACCGGACAGTTGTGGGGCAATCCACTGTACGACTGGTCGGCCATGGCCAAAGGCAACTATGCGTGGTGGACGGCGCGCCTGCGCCGCGCACTCACGCAGTTCGATGTGCTGCGTCTCGATCACTTCCGCGGCTTCGCCGGCTACTGGGAAGTACCGGGCAACGCACAAACGGCGGTGTCGGGGCGCTGGGCAGATGGGCCGGGCGAAGCATTCTTCGCGGCCATGCACGCGGCACTCGGACCACTGCCCATTGTGGCCGAAGACCTGGGACTCATCACACCCGACGTGACTGCGCTGCGCGAGCGCTGCGGATTTCCGGGCATGGCCATTCTGCAATTCGCGTTTGCGAGTGAGCACTCGGATTTTCAGCCACATCGTTTCGCGCGCGATCTCGTGGTGTACACCGGAACGCACGACAACGACACCACCATGGGCTGGTGGCAATCAACAGGCGAAGGGGACTCAACGCGCCATGCCGATGACGTCGCGGCAGAAAAGGCTCGCACGCTGCGCTATCTCGCCTGCACCTCGGACGACATGCCCTGGGCGCTCATTCGCGCGGCCATGTCTTCCGTAGCCGACACCGTGCTCCTGCCCATGCAGGACCTACTCGCGCTGGGGAGCGAGGCCCGCATGAACCTGCCCGGACGTACCAGCGGCAATTGGACCTTTCGCTTTTCGTGGGATCAACTCGACGAGACACGCACGCAGTGGCTGCGCGACCTCGTGCACACCTACGAACGCGGAGCGGCGCCCTCGTCCATGCGATGA
- a CDS encoding ABC transporter permease, which yields MSGSSTSGASGSASLSATTLRALEAVLPPIVALCIAAVIGDLLILSFGESPAAVYALLIKGTWGNPYGIGQVLYKTTTLTCTGLAFALAGRAGLFNVGAEGQLAAGGFGAALLGLSLPAGMPGLLAVPLCVMAAMLTGAGVGAVPGVLRARFGASEVIVTIMLNFIVLALLNWVVSTHLHLPETLRTPDIHAGTLPRLADWFSVFSGSAANAVLLLALAAAAASWWWLFRTRSGYELRAVGLQPDAAEYGGVHVPRVMWTSMALSGALAGLGGVNFVLGYKGYYEDGFAGGAGFLGIAVALVGRNHPFGIVLSALLFATLSQGGLAVNAIVPKQLTDILTAVVILSVATAVPEVQRQLRAAAASTMAALTRAQQTSGGRAS from the coding sequence ATGAGCGGCTCGTCTACATCGGGCGCCAGTGGCAGCGCGTCGTTGAGCGCGACCACGCTGCGCGCACTCGAGGCGGTGCTGCCGCCCATTGTGGCGCTGTGCATCGCGGCCGTCATCGGTGACCTGCTCATCCTGTCATTCGGTGAGTCCCCGGCGGCGGTGTACGCGCTGCTCATCAAGGGCACCTGGGGCAATCCCTATGGCATTGGCCAGGTACTGTACAAAACCACCACGCTCACCTGCACCGGTCTCGCGTTTGCGCTCGCTGGCCGCGCGGGACTGTTCAATGTGGGAGCCGAAGGTCAGCTGGCCGCCGGTGGATTTGGTGCCGCGCTGCTGGGTCTGAGTTTGCCGGCTGGCATGCCGGGGCTGCTGGCGGTGCCGCTCTGCGTCATGGCCGCCATGCTCACGGGCGCCGGTGTGGGTGCGGTGCCCGGTGTGCTGCGCGCGCGCTTTGGCGCGAGCGAAGTGATCGTCACGATCATGCTCAACTTCATTGTGCTGGCACTGCTCAATTGGGTGGTGTCCACGCACCTGCATCTGCCGGAGACGCTGCGCACGCCCGACATTCACGCGGGCACGCTGCCTCGTCTGGCCGACTGGTTTTCGGTGTTCAGCGGCAGCGCGGCCAACGCGGTGCTGCTGCTCGCGTTGGCTGCGGCGGCGGCGAGCTGGTGGTGGCTGTTCCGTACCCGCAGCGGCTACGAGCTGCGGGCCGTGGGCCTGCAACCCGACGCGGCCGAGTATGGCGGCGTGCATGTGCCGCGTGTGATGTGGACGAGCATGGCCTTGTCTGGCGCGCTCGCCGGACTGGGCGGCGTGAACTTCGTGCTTGGCTACAAGGGTTATTACGAAGACGGCTTTGCCGGTGGGGCCGGCTTCCTCGGCATTGCCGTGGCACTCGTGGGGCGCAATCACCCATTCGGCATTGTGCTCTCTGCCCTGCTGTTCGCCACGCTGTCGCAGGGCGGTCTGGCCGTGAACGCCATCGTACCCAAGCAACTCACCGACATTCTCACCGCTGTCGTCATTCTCTCGGTGGCCACGGCGGTGCCTGAGGTGCAGCGGCAGCTGCGCGCGGCGGCCGCCAGCACCATGGCGGCGCTCACACGGGCGCAGCAGACCAGCGGAGGGCGCGCGTCATGA
- a CDS encoding GNAT family N-acetyltransferase: MTSELRLADLPLAQRLERVEAHANAAFVDARAALYPEAGATWRDIDGVWAMFDGVGSPLTQTFGLGVFGLADAEAPDARLGAQLDALEAFFAERGADVMHEVSVMADPAVLPLLAARGYAVVEWSMVLLRPMTASDRVPAHAAAEAPTVRVAASDEADHWADVAAAGWGETPELAAFMRTLGRVSARAEGTFSFLASLGGEDVGSGALHLHDGVALFAGASTRPDARRQGVQRALFESRLAHAAKAGCDLAMMVAAPGSTSQKNAQRMGFHPVYCRVKWGRLG; encoded by the coding sequence ATGACGTCAGAACTCCGCCTCGCCGATCTCCCGCTCGCGCAGCGCCTCGAGCGCGTTGAAGCGCACGCCAATGCGGCCTTTGTTGACGCGCGGGCCGCGCTGTACCCCGAGGCGGGCGCCACCTGGCGCGACATCGATGGCGTGTGGGCCATGTTCGATGGCGTCGGTTCGCCGCTGACGCAAACCTTCGGACTCGGTGTGTTTGGTTTGGCTGATGCCGAGGCGCCCGACGCCCGCCTCGGCGCCCAGCTCGATGCACTCGAGGCCTTCTTTGCCGAGCGCGGCGCCGATGTGATGCACGAGGTGAGTGTCATGGCCGACCCCGCGGTGTTGCCGCTGCTGGCCGCACGCGGCTACGCGGTGGTGGAGTGGTCGATGGTGTTGCTGCGCCCGATGACCGCGTCCGATCGCGTGCCCGCCCACGCTGCCGCCGAGGCTCCGACGGTACGTGTGGCGGCGTCCGACGAGGCCGATCACTGGGCCGACGTGGCCGCCGCCGGTTGGGGCGAAACACCGGAACTCGCCGCCTTCATGCGTACGCTGGGCCGCGTGAGCGCCCGGGCCGAGGGCACGTTCAGCTTTCTCGCGTCTCTGGGAGGCGAGGACGTGGGGTCCGGGGCGCTCCATCTGCACGACGGCGTCGCCCTCTTTGCGGGCGCCAGCACCCGGCCCGACGCGCGGCGTCAGGGCGTGCAGCGCGCGCTCTTCGAGTCGCGGCTGGCCCACGCCGCCAAGGCCGGCTGCGATCTGGCCATGATGGTGGCAGCACCGGGCAGCACCTCCCAGAAGAATGCCCAGCGCATGGGTTTCCATCCCGTGTACTGCCGGGTGAAGTGGGGACGCCTGGGCTAA
- a CDS encoding ABC transporter permease produces MMAIAFLLQTLRIAVPYLLAAAGGVLSERVGVIALGLEGLMLSGAFGAALGAYYGDSAWAGLAGALAAGAVMTTILAVATLRFRANQVVVGVAINLIVVAGTRYFLRLIFDSSSNSPRVAGFGGEGVGNAMLASFTNPVVWIGLVTLPALGWVLYRTPFGLRVRAIGEKPEAAASLGVNVMRLRVLGLYIAGAMAALGGAYLALDQHQFTDGMTAGRGFIALAAVIFGRWQPARVAVACLLFAAAETLQIQLQGAQLVPSQFVEMIPYVLTIIALAGLVGRSTAPAALGKTE; encoded by the coding sequence ATGATGGCCATTGCCTTCCTCCTGCAGACGCTGCGCATTGCCGTGCCGTATCTGCTGGCGGCTGCCGGCGGCGTGCTGTCCGAGCGCGTGGGCGTGATTGCCCTCGGTCTCGAAGGCCTCATGCTGTCAGGGGCCTTCGGTGCCGCACTCGGTGCCTACTATGGCGACAGCGCGTGGGCCGGCCTCGCCGGTGCGCTCGCGGCCGGCGCCGTGATGACCACCATTCTCGCCGTGGCCACGCTGCGCTTCCGGGCCAATCAGGTCGTGGTGGGTGTGGCCATCAATCTCATCGTGGTGGCGGGCACGCGGTATTTCCTGCGTCTCATCTTCGACAGCTCGAGCAACTCCCCGCGTGTGGCCGGCTTTGGTGGCGAAGGCGTGGGCAATGCCATGTTGGCGTCGTTTACCAACCCGGTGGTATGGATCGGTCTTGTGACGTTGCCGGCACTGGGTTGGGTACTGTACCGCACGCCATTTGGCCTGCGCGTGCGGGCCATCGGTGAAAAGCCGGAGGCGGCCGCGTCGCTGGGTGTCAACGTCATGCGCCTGCGGGTACTCGGGTTGTACATCGCCGGCGCCATGGCGGCACTGGGTGGCGCCTATCTCGCTCTCGATCAGCATCAGTTCACCGATGGCATGACGGCGGGACGTGGCTTCATCGCGCTGGCGGCGGTCATCTTCGGCCGCTGGCAACCGGCCCGTGTAGCGGTGGCCTGCCTGCTCTTTGCCGCGGCGGAGACACTGCAGATCCAGTTGCAGGGCGCCCAACTTGTACCGAGCCAATTCGTGGAGATGATCCCCTACGTGCTGACCATCATCGCCCTGGCCGGTCTGGTGGGACGCAGTACGGCCCCTGCGGCGCTGGGGAAGACGGAGTGA
- a CDS encoding MFS transporter translates to MSNTPGDPSGSPTPTQHTHTGEHPIDDGRSAFGRLTVLMVAAFIDMLGMLMILPLLPFYAKDLGAGGFVVGLLVSSFSVAQLLSAPMWGRFSDRYGRRPALMVGLGASALAYIVFAFADSLWLLFLSRIVQGAGGGTVSVIQAYVADATRPEDRAKSLGWLSAATNAGVALGPVIGSWLQIWGKHTPGLMAAALCLVNMAFAWKYLTEIRKPNITTEQQTGVKAVRRSSRETVWRVVAHPAEPASRLILIYALAIGAFQGTTAVLALFLAWRFGVDETTIGYVFMYIGTLSVVVRALLLGKIIDRFGEARLSRVGLILLATGLVGVSLSRDYVTLALAVGLLPLGTAFTFPCVTAMLSRVVSSADRGLYMGVQHTYGGITRVAFPVVLGIAFDATGQASPFWISAFVVLGTLLMSRDLESYAPTPVRR, encoded by the coding sequence GTGAGCAACACGCCCGGCGACCCATCCGGTTCGCCAACGCCCACGCAGCACACGCACACCGGCGAACATCCCATCGACGACGGACGGTCGGCCTTCGGCCGGCTGACCGTCCTCATGGTGGCGGCCTTCATCGACATGCTGGGCATGCTGATGATTCTCCCGCTGCTGCCGTTTTATGCCAAGGATCTTGGCGCGGGTGGGTTCGTCGTTGGCCTGCTGGTGTCGTCGTTCAGCGTGGCGCAGTTGCTCAGCGCGCCGATGTGGGGCCGCTTCAGTGATCGCTACGGCCGACGCCCGGCGCTGATGGTGGGCTTGGGCGCCAGTGCGCTGGCGTACATCGTATTTGCGTTTGCCGACAGTTTGTGGCTGCTGTTCCTGTCGCGCATTGTGCAGGGCGCGGGTGGTGGCACGGTGAGTGTCATTCAGGCCTATGTGGCCGATGCCACCCGCCCGGAAGATCGCGCCAAGAGTTTGGGATGGCTGTCGGCGGCCACCAATGCCGGTGTCGCGCTGGGACCGGTCATCGGTTCGTGGCTGCAGATCTGGGGCAAACACACACCCGGTCTGATGGCGGCGGCGCTCTGTCTCGTGAACATGGCGTTTGCCTGGAAGTACCTCACCGAGATCCGCAAACCCAACATCACCACCGAGCAGCAGACGGGTGTGAAGGCCGTGCGCCGGAGTTCCCGCGAAACGGTGTGGCGTGTGGTGGCGCATCCCGCGGAGCCGGCGTCTCGCCTGATCCTGATTTACGCGCTGGCCATCGGCGCGTTTCAGGGCACGACCGCGGTGCTCGCACTCTTTCTCGCGTGGCGTTTTGGCGTGGACGAGACCACCATCGGCTATGTGTTCATGTACATCGGCACACTGAGCGTGGTGGTGCGCGCGCTGCTGCTGGGCAAGATCATTGACCGGTTTGGTGAGGCGCGACTGAGTCGCGTGGGGCTCATTCTGTTGGCCACGGGACTGGTTGGTGTGTCGCTGTCGCGTGACTACGTGACGCTGGCGCTGGCCGTGGGCCTGCTGCCGCTGGGCACGGCGTTCACCTTCCCCTGTGTCACGGCCATGCTGTCACGTGTGGTGAGCAGCGCGGACCGGGGCCTCTACATGGGTGTGCAGCACACTTATGGCGGGATCACGCGCGTGGCGTTTCCGGTGGTGCTGGGCATCGCCTTTGACGCGACGGGACAGGCGAGTCCGTTCTGGATCTCGGCGTTCGTTGTGCTGGGGACACTCCTGATGTCCCGCGATCTCGAGTCCTACGCACCGACTCCGGTGAGACGGTGA
- a CDS encoding ABC transporter ATP-binding protein has translation MNAVLSTEAPSGPLAIDIQNVVKTFGGVVANRDASLQVPHGEIHALVGENGAGKSTLMRVLAGMYAPDAGRVRVNGKDVSGWKTTEAIAAGVGMVHQHFMLVPTLTVAENVVLGTEPRAGWQVDLPRAVREVEALCLKCGLHVDPRALVADLSVGEAQRVEILKALYRGARVLILDEPTAVLSPPEVQELWTVLRALRDDGGTVVLITHKLDEVIAVSDTITVMRAGATVSRFATAGTTPRDIARAMVGRDVNLHLDAMGAVDGAGDSAGDSAASGAESDTVAVTTGVRAGNARLVVRNLSLRTDRGTPAVSDLSFDVAGGEILGVAGVEGNGQTELLEAIAGLRPLQQGRIELDAQLLSGLSVRQRADAGLSHIPEDRHRRGLVLDYSIADNLILGQQHRFTTRAGLDQAHIQRHAAEQVARFDIRPPLPALPARALSGGNQQKIVIAREMGRDFGVLLAAQPTRGVDVGAIEFIHAQLRAARDAGKAILLISADLSEVLALADRVAVMYRGRFVTVLPRQACSAERLGPYMTGAAA, from the coding sequence ATGAACGCCGTGTTGTCCACGGAAGCGCCGTCCGGTCCACTCGCCATCGACATTCAAAACGTCGTCAAGACGTTTGGCGGTGTGGTGGCCAATCGCGACGCCTCGTTGCAGGTGCCACACGGCGAGATTCACGCGCTGGTGGGTGAGAACGGCGCCGGCAAGAGCACGCTCATGCGCGTGCTGGCCGGCATGTATGCGCCTGACGCGGGTCGTGTGCGCGTGAACGGCAAGGACGTTTCGGGTTGGAAGACCACCGAAGCCATCGCCGCTGGCGTGGGCATGGTGCATCAGCACTTCATGCTCGTGCCCACCCTCACGGTGGCCGAGAACGTGGTGCTGGGCACCGAGCCGCGCGCGGGCTGGCAGGTGGACCTTCCACGCGCGGTGCGCGAGGTGGAAGCTCTCTGTCTCAAGTGCGGACTGCATGTCGACCCCAGGGCTCTGGTGGCCGACTTGTCGGTGGGTGAAGCGCAGCGCGTGGAGATTCTCAAGGCGCTCTATCGCGGCGCACGGGTGCTCATTCTGGATGAGCCCACCGCGGTGCTGTCGCCGCCGGAGGTGCAGGAGCTCTGGACGGTGCTGCGCGCCTTGCGCGACGATGGCGGTACGGTCGTGCTCATCACGCACAAGCTCGACGAAGTCATTGCGGTGTCCGACACCATTACCGTGATGCGCGCAGGCGCCACGGTATCGCGCTTTGCCACGGCCGGCACCACGCCGCGGGACATTGCGCGCGCCATGGTGGGACGTGATGTCAATCTGCACCTCGACGCCATGGGTGCCGTGGACGGTGCTGGAGACAGTGCTGGAGACAGCGCGGCGAGTGGGGCCGAGTCGGATACGGTGGCCGTCACGACTGGCGTGCGTGCAGGCAATGCGCGACTGGTGGTGCGCAATCTGTCCTTGCGCACCGACCGCGGCACACCGGCGGTTTCCGATCTCAGTTTCGACGTGGCCGGCGGTGAAATTCTTGGAGTGGCCGGTGTCGAAGGCAACGGACAGACGGAACTGCTCGAAGCCATCGCGGGCCTGAGACCCTTGCAGCAGGGCCGCATCGAACTCGACGCGCAGTTGCTCTCGGGACTGTCGGTACGGCAGCGTGCCGATGCGGGACTCTCGCACATTCCCGAAGACCGGCATCGTCGCGGCCTCGTGCTCGACTACAGCATCGCCGACAATCTCATCCTCGGGCAGCAGCATCGCTTCACCACGCGCGCCGGTCTCGATCAGGCCCACATTCAGCGGCATGCCGCGGAGCAGGTGGCGCGATTCGACATCCGGCCGCCACTGCCCGCGCTACCGGCACGTGCGCTGTCCGGCGGCAACCAGCAGAAAATCGTCATTGCTCGCGAGATGGGCCGCGATTTTGGTGTGCTGCTGGCCGCGCAGCCCACACGCGGTGTGGACGTGGGCGCCATCGAGTTCATTCACGCGCAGCTGCGGGCCGCGCGTGACGCCGGCAAGGCCATTCTGCTCATCAGCGCCGATCTCTCGGAAGTGCTGGCCCTGGCCGACCGTGTTGCCGTGATGTATCGCGGACGATTTGTAACCGTGCTGCCCAGACAGGCTTGCAGCGCGGAGCGGTTGGGCCCCTACATGACGGGAGCGGCGGCATGA